One Nocardioides aromaticivorans genomic window carries:
- a CDS encoding DUF5666 domain-containing protein: MSLTHLTRAARPLGTTTCALALAVLLVGCGSDDATDTASDSSPAGAASGAPAGGPGADGMPGAFGEIAAVDGDVLQVQSPMTGQVAVTVTSGTTITDQAAAKPADVAVGACVVVRTADGDDAGSDTAATEVTAASVAISEGGDDGCAAGFGGGGFPGGGERPTDLPTDLPSDFPSDLPSGGPGGGRPGGGFGTVGAVKSVSADGFVVEGQDGDVTVTVGADTTYSKQVAADASALTVGRCVQAQGDADDTGAVTAATIRVSDKVDDQCGR, from the coding sequence ATGTCCCTGACCCACCTCACCCGCGCCGCCCGCCCCCTCGGTACGACGACCTGCGCCCTCGCGCTGGCCGTCCTCCTCGTGGGCTGCGGGTCCGACGACGCGACCGACACCGCCAGCGACTCCTCGCCGGCGGGCGCCGCATCGGGCGCCCCCGCGGGCGGCCCCGGCGCTGATGGCATGCCGGGCGCCTTCGGCGAGATCGCCGCCGTCGACGGCGACGTGCTCCAGGTGCAGAGCCCGATGACCGGGCAGGTCGCCGTGACGGTCACGTCCGGCACCACGATCACCGACCAGGCCGCGGCGAAGCCGGCCGACGTGGCCGTGGGGGCCTGCGTCGTCGTCCGCACGGCCGACGGCGACGACGCCGGCTCCGACACCGCGGCCACCGAGGTGACGGCCGCCTCGGTCGCGATCTCCGAGGGCGGCGACGACGGCTGCGCCGCAGGCTTCGGCGGCGGAGGCTTCCCCGGCGGCGGCGAGCGACCCACGGACCTGCCCACGGACCTCCCGTCGGACTTCCCGAGCGACCTGCCGTCGGGTGGACCCGGCGGCGGTCGCCCGGGCGGCGGTTTCGGCACCGTCGGCGCGGTGAAGTCGGTCTCTGCCGACGGCTTCGTCGTGGAGGGCCAGGACGGCGACGTCACCGTGACGGTCGGCGCGGACACGACGTACTCGAAGCAGGTCGCGGCCGACGCCAGCGCCCTCACCGTCGGCCGCTGCGTCCAGGCGCAGGGCGACGCCGACGACACCGGCGCCGTGACTGCGGCGACGATCCGGGTCAGCGACAAGGTGGACGACCAGTGCGGCCGCTGA
- a CDS encoding ABC transporter permease codes for MSWWETFRSGFAAIRSHRLRSSLTVLGIVIGISSVILTVGLGQGAQQEVEDQIDALGSNLLIVSPGSSTDSSGMRGGFGSASTLTYADATAIADPEAVPDAAAVAPTTSSSVSLVSGDTNWTTSLVGTTTAWLDVRSRDLSAGRFFTAEEAAQGAAVTVIGADTASELFARQSPVGQTVTVNGTRLTVVGVLTSSGASSTGTSEDDQAVVPVGTASRLTGSTSDTVSTIYVEAVSEETLAAAYQEVQALLANRHGVTTADADFSISTQDSLVETANETNRTFTVLLGGVAGISLLVGGIGVMNIMLVSVTERIREIGLRKALGAAPNVIRRQFLVEASLLGLTGGVVGVLIGVIGAQVLPHFIDQAVAISALATVAALATSLALGVGFGVYPASRAARLTPIDALRSE; via the coding sequence ATGAGCTGGTGGGAGACCTTCCGCTCCGGCTTCGCCGCCATCCGGTCCCACCGACTGCGCTCGTCGCTGACGGTCCTGGGCATCGTCATCGGCATCTCGTCGGTGATCCTCACCGTCGGCCTCGGCCAGGGCGCGCAGCAGGAGGTCGAGGACCAGATCGACGCGCTCGGGTCCAACCTGCTGATCGTCTCGCCGGGCAGCAGCACCGACTCCTCGGGGATGCGTGGCGGCTTCGGGTCGGCCTCCACGCTCACCTACGCCGACGCCACCGCGATCGCCGACCCCGAGGCCGTGCCCGACGCCGCCGCCGTCGCGCCGACCACCTCCAGCTCGGTCTCGCTCGTCAGCGGCGACACCAACTGGACCACCTCCCTCGTCGGTACGACGACCGCCTGGCTCGACGTGCGCAGCCGCGACCTGTCCGCGGGCCGCTTCTTCACGGCCGAGGAGGCCGCGCAGGGTGCGGCGGTCACCGTGATCGGCGCCGACACGGCCTCGGAGCTGTTCGCCCGCCAGAGCCCGGTCGGACAGACGGTCACCGTCAACGGCACCCGGCTCACGGTCGTCGGCGTGCTGACCTCGTCGGGGGCGTCCTCGACCGGGACGAGCGAGGACGACCAGGCCGTCGTACCGGTGGGCACGGCGAGCCGGCTCACCGGCAGCACGTCCGACACGGTCTCGACGATCTACGTGGAGGCCGTGAGCGAGGAGACCCTCGCGGCGGCGTACCAGGAGGTGCAGGCGCTGCTCGCCAACCGGCACGGCGTGACGACGGCCGACGCGGACTTCTCCATCTCCACGCAGGACTCGCTGGTGGAGACGGCCAACGAGACCAACCGGACGTTCACGGTCCTGCTCGGCGGCGTCGCGGGGATCTCGCTGCTCGTCGGCGGGATCGGCGTCATGAACATCATGCTCGTCTCGGTCACCGAGCGGATCCGCGAGATCGGGCTGCGCAAAGCCCTCGGCGCCGCGCCGAACGTGATCCGCCGGCAGTTCCTCGTCGAGGCGTCCCTGCTGGGCCTGACCGGCGGCGTCGTCGGCGTCCTCATCGGCGTCATCGGCGCCCAGGTGCTGCCGCACTTCATCGACCAGGCCGTCGCGATCTCGGCGCTCGCGACGGTCGCGGCGCTCGCCACCTCGCTCGCCCTCGGCGTCGGCTTCGGCGTGTACCCGGCCAGCCGCGCCGCCCGACTCACCCCCATCGACGCGCTCCGCAGCGAGTGA